The window TTAACTGCATTGATCAACTGGCATCCATGCTATAATACAGAATGACAAAATCATATAGTCCTAACTTCATAACAAATTGGAAATTAATCTTGATACAATACAAAATCTATGACCTAACTTCATATAGTCCTGATCTTGTGAAAGCTCGAAACCCTTTATAAAGACGGCTTGGTACAACCCTGAGATCCAGTTTATCTAATTGCAGGCCAGAGAGGGCAACACCCTGGATTCTAAAACCCACTTGAAATGTGGGAAATACGTTAAGCCGCTTTAATCCTGTCTCAAGCATCAGTGTTCCAGATAATGCAGGGGCTCTATCTTTTGGTATTCGATCAATTGACCAAGTGCACATCTGCAAATACGGGTAAACAAACTAAATAATCAAACTCTGCCAtgtacagaaaaaagaaaaaagaatccagCCTGAACGATTTTTGTCATGTGATGAAACAATTTTTCAAAAGAGAGGCACAGAACCAGCATTTTTGTCATCTTTCCAAACAGAGATACATGGAACATGCatcttgtttttccttttttcttatgTGTGTGCTGAATAACGAAAGGTATCAATATAACTTTTCTCACCAAACATTAAAGATATACATTAAAGGTATCAAGATAAGTTCAGCACAGATACCTTGTTTGAGAAGATGGTCACTGCTCCATGATTTGCAGTCAGATCAGATGACAAAACACACGAAGGCAGTTGAAATTGCACTGTTATTGAGTCAATCATCTTTCCAGGGTCATTTCGTATACCAACCATCACATTGACGCGGCATGTCTCATCATCGGATGTAATCTGTGGCTTTACATATATTGGGGTACTTTTCAACTTTTTAACCCTGAATAACGGATAAAGgttattgaaaatgaaaaaaatacagcaTACATGTGAACAAAGTGACTAACAAGAGGCATAAGACTATACATATTCTTTCTACATCTTCCCCAAGTAGTTATCTTGCATATATACTTCATAATAGGAATACCACAGATAAGTAAACTAAATGATCAGAAACTGACATTGACAATAAAAGAACCCAAACATTTAGGATGTGCGCTGCACAATATGGACCTGTAACTCATGAGCTTAAATAGTCCATCAGGAGGCACAAATGATAGGATATGATGGGATTCCCAAGGCCGGAACCGAACACATGGATGAAATCTGACATCATCCATAATAGATGGGTTTGTAAATGACAGAGTCAAGTCAGGAACACCTGTGATATGGGAGTTTACTTGAACTTCACCATAAACCTCACACTTTACCATGACCCCATCCCTGAAAAATgcatttgaaaaagaaaattgcttAGCCATGAGTATGAAACCACACAGGATAAATATATGACATTCAATGATATCAACCAAAGAAGGAAATCTCATAGAACTTTAACTTGAAATGCATTTTCTAAGAGCATCTAAAGTAAAATAGTTCACGTGAAggtgaaaaatcaaaatagtaaCATAATATGCAAAACACCAAATAATGGCAAGTGACACTGCAGATCTGTATTCAGTACAAAAGACCTATTAAGGCAGCTAATCACACTACTGAGATGGTCCCATTCCCCATTTGTTATGTAATAGTGCAAATAATTTGTACTGGAGATTCTTCAGAAAGTCAAATCATCTGTGAAAGTGTCTATaggaaaatacaaaattaccTATGTTGAATCATAATCATGTAGACGGAGAAATTCAAATAACCAATTGGAAGGGAGATGTACCTAATGCAAACAATTAAGTTCtaagaaaattttaagaatagaGAAATACCTATTTATAATTGCATCCATTTCTTCAACAAGATCAACATACACCTCATTGTTAGCATATTTTATGTCTGTCGTTCTCCATGGAACACAGGATGCTGTAGCACCTGGAAGAGTGTCGCtcacatttgaactgttaccaGTCACAACACTCAGCATTTTGCTCACAATATTTGGTGGAGCTATCATCTCCCTCAGTATGTTAGGTTCTGTGGTCAGGGGGAAGCCATTGTCTATCATCTCATCCAAAAGCtgcaaattttaattaaaatgttggTTTGTGTACACAAAA is drawn from Populus nigra chromosome 5, ddPopNigr1.1, whole genome shotgun sequence and contains these coding sequences:
- the LOC133693361 gene encoding AP-3 complex subunit mu-like isoform X2; translation: MPPLMGIEFLCRVADVLSDYLEGLNEDVIKDNFVIVYELLDEMIDNGFPLTTEPNILREMIAPPNIVSKMLSVVTGNSSNVSDTLPGATASCVPWRTTDIKYANNEVYVDLVEEMDAIINRDGVMVKCEVYGEVQVNSHITGVPDLTLSFTNPSIMDDVRFHPCVRFRPWESHHILSFVPPDGLFKLMSYRVKKLKSTPIYVKPQITSDDETCRVNVMVGIRNDPGKMIDSITVQFQLPSCVLSSDLTANHGAVTIFSNKMCTWSIDRIPKDRAPALSGTLMLETGLKRLNVFPTFQVGFRIQGVALSGLQLDKLDLRVVPSRLYKGFRAFTRSGLYEVRS
- the LOC133693361 gene encoding AP-3 complex subunit mu-like isoform X1, whose amino-acid sequence is MLQCIFLLSDSGEVMLEKQLTGHRVDRSICAWFWDQIVSQGDSFKQQPVIASPTHYLFQIVREGITFLACTQVEMPPLMGIEFLCRVADVLSDYLEGLNEDVIKDNFVIVYELLDEMIDNGFPLTTEPNILREMIAPPNIVSKMLSVVTGNSSNVSDTLPGATASCVPWRTTDIKYANNEVYVDLVEEMDAIINRDGVMVKCEVYGEVQVNSHITGVPDLTLSFTNPSIMDDVRFHPCVRFRPWESHHILSFVPPDGLFKLMSYRVKKLKSTPIYVKPQITSDDETCRVNVMVGIRNDPGKMIDSITVQFQLPSCVLSSDLTANHGAVTIFSNKMCTWSIDRIPKDRAPALSGTLMLETGLKRLNVFPTFQVGFRIQGVALSGLQLDKLDLRVVPSRLYKGFRAFTRSGLYEVRS